From one Candidatus Zixiibacteriota bacterium genomic stretch:
- a CDS encoding sodium:solute symporter, with product MVLKVFVLAAYAAMIIWIGIAGFRKARSFSDYFLGGGTVGAWMTAFTYGTAYFSAVMFIGFAGRVGWGFGLSGLWIAAGNTLVGVLLVWWLLGPKIRRMSREYGVHTIGEYFEKRYESPFFKLYASICIFVFFIPYSAAVFMGLSYLFRSTFGIDYTLALILMGGFTALYLVLGGYKSITVIDMVFGIIMLLGVGVMLWSILEQGKGLGTIVSGIASIDPKLASPVGPPGWWPLFSLVFLTSVAPLAMPQLVQKFYAIRDDRAIRVGMVGSTVFALIVTGIGYFAGATTRYFLSSENAPMAFADGAPIYDALMPELLTRVIPEALSVLILLLILSASMSTLAALVLISSSAVAKDFYAGFVNRTVSDSALTKLMRTGSAAIVILSVVMAYYRPATIVSILGISWGAIGAAFLGPFLWGLCGRRANRIGALGSSLTGLAVCLTLYMTGTASPQAGTLGMIVSLALTPLLSALVPTRQA from the coding sequence ATGGTCCTGAAGGTGTTTGTTCTGGCGGCGTATGCCGCAATGATCATATGGATCGGGATCGCCGGATTTCGGAAGGCCCGATCTTTCTCCGACTACTTTCTTGGCGGCGGAACGGTGGGGGCCTGGATGACGGCATTCACGTACGGTACCGCCTACTTCTCTGCCGTCATGTTTATCGGCTTCGCAGGTCGGGTCGGGTGGGGGTTCGGCTTGTCGGGCCTCTGGATTGCGGCCGGCAATACGCTGGTGGGAGTCTTGCTGGTCTGGTGGCTGCTTGGTCCGAAGATCAGGCGCATGTCACGAGAATACGGGGTCCACACCATAGGTGAGTACTTCGAGAAACGTTACGAGAGTCCTTTCTTCAAGCTGTACGCATCGATCTGCATCTTCGTTTTCTTCATCCCCTACTCGGCGGCTGTGTTTATGGGGTTGTCGTACCTCTTCCGATCGACTTTTGGCATAGACTATACGCTGGCCCTGATTCTCATGGGCGGTTTCACCGCACTCTACCTCGTCCTCGGCGGGTACAAGTCGATCACGGTGATCGACATGGTATTCGGGATAATCATGCTCCTAGGAGTTGGTGTCATGCTGTGGAGCATCCTGGAGCAGGGCAAAGGCCTTGGGACCATTGTCAGCGGCATAGCATCGATCGATCCCAAGCTGGCGTCGCCGGTTGGTCCGCCAGGATGGTGGCCGTTGTTCAGTCTCGTATTTCTGACCAGTGTCGCCCCCCTGGCGATGCCGCAGCTGGTGCAGAAGTTTTATGCCATTCGTGATGATCGCGCGATCCGCGTCGGCATGGTCGGTTCGACCGTGTTCGCTCTGATTGTCACCGGAATCGGCTATTTCGCGGGTGCAACCACGCGCTATTTTCTGTCCAGTGAAAACGCACCGATGGCATTTGCCGACGGCGCCCCGATCTACGACGCCCTGATGCCCGAGCTGCTTACGCGCGTGATCCCGGAGGCACTCTCGGTCCTGATACTTTTGCTGATACTGTCGGCGTCCATGTCGACGCTGGCGGCTCTGGTGCTGATTTCCAGTTCAGCGGTCGCCAAGGATTTTTATGCCGGTTTTGTCAACCGCACGGTGTCGGACAGCGCTTTGACGAAGCTGATGCGAACAGGCAGCGCTGCAATTGTGATCTTATCGGTTGTCATGGCGTACTATCGGCCGGCGACGATCGTCAGTATCCTCGGCATTTCATGGGGTGCGATCGGGGCGGCGTTTCTGGGACCGTTTCTGTGGGGGCTGTGCGGACGCCGGGCCAACCGGATCGGCGCACTTGGTTCGTCGCTGACAGGACTGGCGGTGTGCCTGACGCTGTATATGACCGGCACCGCGTCGCCGCAGGCAGGTACGTTGGGCATGATCGTATCGCTCGCCCTTACGCCGCTGCTCAGCGCCCTTGTGCCAACGCGGCAGGCATAG
- a CDS encoding Rrf2 family transcriptional regulator, which yields MLFSKACSYAIRASVLVAAKDPDGRREFIPIRELADEVGVSFHFLTKILRKLTEASIMESFRGPNGGVGLIRPARQVSVIDIVAAIDGMGLFEGCALGLPQCSEKNPCPLHAAWKKRREDLKSMLTRTSLAELAGGRTISAKRK from the coding sequence ATGCTTTTTTCCAAAGCCTGCTCATACGCCATCCGCGCCTCGGTGCTGGTGGCGGCAAAAGATCCGGACGGACGGCGTGAGTTTATTCCAATTCGCGAACTGGCCGATGAGGTTGGAGTTTCGTTTCATTTCCTCACGAAGATCCTGCGAAAATTGACCGAAGCCAGCATCATGGAGTCGTTTCGCGGTCCGAACGGCGGCGTCGGGCTGATCCGCCCGGCCAGACAGGTCAGCGTCATCGACATCGTCGCGGCGATCGACGGGATGGGGTTGTTCGAAGGCTGTGCGCTCGGTCTGCCGCAGTGCAGCGAAAAGAATCCCTGTCCTCTCCACGCGGCCTGGAAGAAGCGCCGCGAAGATCTCAAGTCAATGCTGACACGAACATCACTCGCGGAACTGGCCGGTGGCCGAACGATATCGGCGAAGAGGAAGTAA
- a CDS encoding cytochrome c gives MIACRTRTIALLAALAALALVVGCSSGPETEAERQARWQQGQLTSWELEHGIGPITADVALAPVDAAKAARGRELFIAKCATCHYLDDRKTGPALRDITTRRSAEYVLNQILNPEQMGKLHPDGRKMVAQYAQYMTIQGITNDNATDLLDFLRSEADKPPVPLEQQPGAHVPPPAN, from the coding sequence ATGATTGCATGTCGCACTCGCACAATTGCACTTCTGGCCGCGCTCGCTGCACTGGCGCTGGTGGTGGGATGCTCTTCGGGACCGGAGACCGAGGCCGAGCGGCAGGCCCGCTGGCAGCAGGGGCAGCTCACCAGCTGGGAGCTGGAGCACGGTATCGGTCCGATCACGGCTGATGTGGCGCTGGCGCCGGTCGATGCGGCGAAGGCAGCCCGCGGCCGGGAACTGTTCATCGCCAAATGCGCGACCTGTCATTACCTGGACGATCGCAAAACGGGGCCGGCGCTTCGCGACATTACCACCCGCCGCAGCGCCGAGTACGTACTTAACCAGATTCTCAATCCCGAGCAGATGGGGAAGCTGCATCCGGACGGCAGGAAGATGGTGGCGCAATATGCGCAGTACATGACTATCCAGGGAATCACGAACGATAACGCGACGGACCTGCTGGACTTCCTTCGCTCGGAGGCGGACAAGCCGCCGGTGCCGCTTGAGCAGCAGCCCGGCGCTCATGTACCGCCGCCCGCAAACTAG
- the nosZ gene encoding Sec-dependent nitrous-oxide reductase yields the protein MTGGCGNGSKDGVAGTGDAASKVYVAPGTHDEFYAFMSGGFSGQVGVYGLPSGRLLRHVPVFSQNAENGYGYSEETKNLFMTSFGFVPWDDAHHPQLSQTDGVPDGRWLFINGNNTPRVARLDLATFETAEIIELPHSGGNHASPFLTPNTEYVLAGTRFSVPIPQQDVPINTYKDNFKGTLSFIKIDSTSGAMSLAFQILVPGFNYDLSHSGKGPSHGWAFFSTYNTEQASTLLEVNASRNDKDYMAAVNWKLAERYVAEGKAKDIPASYRHNYLDDARIAQSEIVKSVKILDPRECPGMIYYIPTPKSPHGADVDPTGEYIVGGGKLATVIPVHSFSKMLKAIENKEFDGEVDGIPILKYESVLAGEVQNPGLGPLHTEFDGKGYAYTSMFISSEIVKWKLGTWEVVDRAPAYYSIGHLMIPGGDSRSPFGKYVIALNKITKDRYLPTGPELTHSAQLYDITGDKMKLLLDFPTIGEPHYAQALPASLVKDRSVKYFPIAENTHPHAIKAENEARVERDGRLVRVYMSTIRTHFAPDNIEGIRVGDSVLFHVTNLEQDWDVPHGFAVMGANNAELLVMPGETRTLAWKPQAAGVIPFYCTDFCSALHQEMQGYIRVSR from the coding sequence ATGACCGGCGGATGCGGAAACGGCAGCAAGGACGGCGTCGCCGGAACGGGCGACGCCGCATCGAAGGTATATGTCGCCCCCGGGACTCACGACGAGTTCTACGCCTTCATGTCCGGGGGATTCTCCGGGCAGGTCGGCGTCTACGGCCTGCCGTCGGGGCGCCTGCTTCGGCACGTGCCGGTCTTCTCGCAAAACGCCGAGAACGGGTACGGATACAGTGAGGAAACGAAGAATCTTTTCATGACGTCGTTCGGGTTCGTTCCGTGGGACGACGCGCATCATCCGCAACTTTCGCAGACCGACGGTGTGCCGGACGGTCGGTGGTTGTTCATCAACGGGAACAACACGCCGCGCGTAGCGCGGCTCGATCTGGCCACGTTCGAGACGGCGGAGATCATCGAGCTGCCGCATTCCGGTGGAAATCACGCGTCGCCGTTCTTGACGCCCAACACCGAATACGTGCTGGCCGGCACTCGTTTCAGCGTGCCGATCCCGCAACAGGACGTGCCGATCAACACCTACAAGGACAACTTCAAGGGCACATTGTCCTTCATTAAGATCGACTCGACCAGCGGCGCCATGTCGCTCGCGTTCCAGATCCTGGTGCCGGGTTTCAATTATGACTTGTCCCATTCCGGCAAGGGTCCGTCACACGGCTGGGCGTTTTTCTCGACCTACAATACGGAGCAGGCCAGCACACTGCTGGAAGTGAACGCGTCACGCAACGACAAGGACTATATGGCCGCGGTCAACTGGAAGCTGGCTGAGCGATATGTGGCCGAGGGCAAGGCGAAAGACATTCCGGCGTCGTATCGGCACAACTATCTCGATGACGCCCGCATTGCGCAGAGCGAGATCGTCAAGTCCGTTAAGATACTTGACCCACGCGAGTGTCCCGGGATGATCTATTACATTCCCACGCCGAAGTCACCGCACGGCGCCGACGTCGATCCCACCGGCGAGTACATTGTCGGCGGGGGCAAGCTGGCGACCGTTATTCCAGTTCACTCGTTCTCAAAAATGCTGAAAGCGATCGAGAACAAGGAGTTTGACGGTGAGGTGGACGGTATACCGATTTTGAAGTACGAATCGGTTCTGGCCGGAGAGGTTCAGAACCCGGGTCTGGGGCCGCTCCACACCGAGTTCGACGGTAAGGGTTATGCATACACGTCGATGTTCATATCGTCGGAGATCGTGAAGTGGAAACTGGGGACATGGGAAGTTGTCGACCGCGCCCCGGCGTACTACTCGATCGGGCACCTGATGATCCCGGGCGGCGACAGCAGATCCCCGTTCGGCAAGTACGTGATTGCACTCAATAAAATCACCAAGGATCGGTACCTGCCGACCGGACCGGAACTGACACATTCCGCGCAGCTGTATGACATCACCGGCGATAAAATGAAGCTTTTGCTCGACTTCCCGACTATCGGCGAGCCGCACTACGCCCAGGCGCTGCCGGCCTCGCTGGTCAAGGATCGATCGGTGAAGTACTTCCCTATCGCCGAGAACACACATCCGCATGCGATCAAGGCCGAGAATGAGGCGCGGGTCGAACGTGACGGCAGACTGGTCCGGGTCTATATGTCGACGATACGGACGCATTTCGCACCTGACAACATTGAAGGAATCAGGGTCGGCGATTCGGTGTTATTCCACGTCACGAATCTGGAACAGGACTGGGATGTGCCTCACGGTTTTGCGGTGATGGGCGCCAACAACGCCGAGCTTCTGGTCATGCCCGGCGAGACGCGCACGCTCGCGTGGAAACCGCAGGCAGCGGGAGTGATTCCGTTCTACTGCACCGACTTCTGCTCGGCGCTGCACCAGGAAATGCAGGGATATATCCGGGTATCCCGATAA
- a CDS encoding nitrous oxide reductase accessory protein NosL, giving the protein MNLTTRAALSVCLLATVAIGCGGNGPGTMHYGDDRCDYCKMLVADPAFGSQLVSSTGKVFKFDSIECLAAYELVHESELGEATRWLADINNPGSFLRGDQAIVIRGERLRSPMGLGLAAVASDQKARDLSAETSGASISWSEVREYVSDAWDVR; this is encoded by the coding sequence GTGAATCTCACTACACGAGCGGCACTGAGTGTTTGTTTACTGGCCACAGTAGCGATCGGATGCGGCGGCAACGGGCCGGGCACTATGCATTACGGCGATGATCGCTGCGATTACTGCAAGATGCTCGTGGCCGACCCAGCTTTCGGCTCGCAGCTCGTTTCATCCACGGGAAAAGTATTCAAGTTCGACTCTATCGAGTGTCTTGCGGCGTACGAGTTGGTGCACGAAAGTGAACTCGGCGAGGCTACGCGGTGGCTGGCCGATATAAACAACCCCGGATCGTTCCTTCGCGGTGATCAGGCGATCGTGATTCGCGGCGAGCGACTTCGCAGCCCCATGGGCCTTGGGCTGGCGGCGGTGGCATCCGACCAAAAAGCCCGAGACCTCTCGGCTGAAACCAGCGGTGCGAGCATCTCCTGGTCGGAGGTCCGTGAATATGTTTCTGACGCGTGGGACGTCAGGTAA
- the nosD gene encoding nitrous oxide reductase family maturation protein NosD has product MGLGHFSHTWTGRLFPTVAITCALFFVSNFAVAARVLPVRTGGTYSTIADAVSAARTDDTVLVTTGVHTAPNLTIDKSIALIGEEGAIVDAQSIGPMFTVTAANVTIRNLRLINVPTAFTAEHAAILLEGVEHAMIADNRIENCFFGVYAANSQACVIRDNVIEGRQARLTSAGNGIHLWYCRDITITGNVVTGHRDGIYMEFVRSSTVDSNVCRNNLRYGLHYMFSDSSRYADNHFASNGAGVAVMYTSNVLMQGNTFERSWGGASYGVLLKDIRDSRIIGNMFLSNSIGLHIEGSDRVYIARNLFKQNGWAIKLMANCLDNTITVNDFLDNSFSVATNSRQNHSTFDGNYWSDYAGIDLDRNGYGDLPFRPVSLFSLLVESHPPSLVLLRSALIGVLDLAERALPSLTPATLIDSNPSMRPNL; this is encoded by the coding sequence GTGGGTCTTGGTCACTTCTCTCATACGTGGACCGGGCGGCTGTTTCCGACAGTCGCCATAACGTGCGCACTCTTTTTCGTGAGCAACTTTGCGGTGGCAGCACGGGTTTTGCCGGTGCGCACGGGCGGTACATATTCGACCATTGCAGACGCGGTTTCGGCAGCCAGGACCGACGACACGGTTCTCGTGACGACCGGCGTTCATACCGCGCCTAATCTAACGATCGACAAGTCTATCGCACTGATCGGCGAGGAAGGCGCCATAGTAGACGCGCAATCCATCGGCCCGATGTTCACCGTCACGGCGGCGAATGTCACGATCCGCAATCTCCGACTCATTAATGTTCCGACCGCGTTTACGGCAGAACACGCGGCAATACTGCTTGAAGGCGTTGAACACGCGATGATTGCGGACAACCGGATTGAGAACTGCTTCTTCGGCGTTTACGCGGCCAATTCTCAGGCCTGTGTGATCCGCGACAACGTCATTGAAGGTCGTCAGGCTCGTCTCACATCGGCCGGCAATGGCATTCACCTGTGGTACTGCCGAGACATCACGATTACAGGGAACGTCGTCACCGGCCATCGGGACGGTATCTACATGGAGTTCGTCCGATCGAGCACCGTTGACAGCAACGTATGCCGTAACAACCTCCGATACGGGCTGCATTACATGTTTTCCGACAGCAGCCGATACGCGGACAATCATTTTGCGAGCAACGGCGCGGGAGTGGCGGTCATGTACACTAGTAATGTCTTGATGCAAGGCAACACATTCGAAAGGAGTTGGGGCGGCGCGTCTTACGGAGTCCTGCTGAAGGATATCAGGGACAGCCGTATTATCGGCAACATGTTTCTCAGTAATTCGATCGGTTTGCATATTGAGGGCTCCGACCGGGTTTACATTGCCCGCAACCTATTCAAGCAGAACGGCTGGGCGATAAAACTGATGGCGAACTGCCTCGACAACACCATTACCGTAAACGACTTTCTGGACAACTCCTTCTCCGTAGCGACGAATAGCCGTCAGAACCACAGCACGTTCGACGGCAATTACTGGAGTGATTATGCCGGGATCGATCTTGACCGCAACGGATACGGCGATTTGCCTTTTCGTCCTGTCAGCCTCTTCTCTCTTCTGGTCGAGTCGCACCCGCCGTCATTGGTGCTTCTGCGCAGCGCTCTCATAGGAGTACTTGACCTGGCGGAGCGTGCGCTGCCCTCACTTACCCCGGCAACGTTGATTGACAGCAACCCATCGATGAGACCGAATTTATGA
- a CDS encoding ABC transporter ATP-binding protein, translated as MIEVRKLTKRFRKFNALNDVSFCLRRGRCTGIIGPNGSGKSTLIKCLLGLVRPTDGVILVDDRLADRAGVYRRRIGYMPQVATFPQDLTGREVIELVVRLRSERPDHLSYLLDLFDLHTQMDKRIRTLSGGTRQKLSAVVAAMYDPELLILDEPTAGLDPSTCRQFKEYLLERKSAGRSILITTHIISDLDEMADDIVLLLDGAVHYAGSVRDLKLATDSLHLESAVAHILERGAA; from the coding sequence ATGATCGAAGTCCGAAAACTCACCAAGCGGTTCCGTAAGTTCAACGCCCTGAACGACGTTTCGTTCTGTCTGCGGCGGGGCCGATGCACCGGCATTATCGGGCCGAACGGTTCCGGCAAATCCACGCTGATAAAGTGTCTGCTGGGGCTGGTCCGCCCCACTGACGGCGTTATCCTGGTGGACGATCGCCTTGCGGACCGGGCCGGCGTTTATCGCCGCCGAATCGGGTACATGCCTCAGGTCGCAACGTTCCCGCAGGATCTCACCGGCCGAGAGGTGATTGAGCTAGTGGTTCGACTGCGGTCGGAACGGCCGGATCACCTTTCATATCTTTTGGACTTGTTCGATCTGCACACCCAGATGGACAAGCGCATTCGCACTCTTTCGGGGGGGACACGCCAGAAACTGAGCGCCGTTGTCGCCGCCATGTACGACCCGGAGCTGCTGATTCTCGATGAGCCGACAGCGGGATTGGATCCTTCGACGTGTCGTCAGTTCAAGGAGTACCTTCTCGAGCGAAAGTCGGCGGGACGTTCGATCCTCATTACGACTCATATCATCAGCGACCTCGATGAGATGGCCGACGATATCGTGCTCCTGCTGGACGGCGCCGTACACTATGCCGGGTCGGTTCGCGACTTGAAACTGGCCACCGACAGTCTGCATCTCGAATCGGCGGTGGCGCATATTCTTGAACGGGGGGCTGCATGA
- a CDS encoding ABC transporter permease, giving the protein MNATRHVIGFVVKDILRSRWSIMNMVFYAATTSGLFYLQADATKVAISLASLSLVFVPLVSLLFTSMYFYNSRSFVELILTQPVSRLTVFVGLYAGIIVSLVAGLVVGVFVPYAAFGSFNSTDVGALTAVMVIGVSLSAVFVGLAFLTAIRFDDRGKGLAVVLGVWLVAAIVYDGLVLAAATAFSHYPLETPLLAASLANPVDLARVVFLVHSDMAALMGYTGAVFVRFFDQTAGLALAAASMLVWTVAPLLFGLCRFRAKDF; this is encoded by the coding sequence ATGAACGCGACCCGTCACGTGATCGGATTCGTCGTGAAGGACATTCTCCGGAGCCGATGGAGCATCATGAACATGGTATTCTATGCGGCGACAACCAGCGGCTTGTTCTATCTGCAGGCGGACGCTACCAAAGTGGCGATCAGCCTCGCCAGTCTCAGCCTTGTGTTTGTCCCGCTGGTCAGCCTGCTTTTCACGTCGATGTATTTCTACAATTCGCGTAGTTTCGTCGAACTCATTCTTACTCAGCCGGTCAGCCGGCTCACGGTGTTCGTCGGCCTGTATGCGGGGATAATTGTTTCGCTGGTGGCGGGGCTGGTGGTGGGAGTTTTCGTTCCCTATGCCGCGTTCGGGTCGTTCAATTCGACCGACGTCGGTGCGCTGACTGCCGTGATGGTAATCGGCGTTTCTTTGAGCGCCGTGTTCGTCGGGCTCGCGTTCCTGACCGCCATTCGGTTCGACGACCGTGGAAAAGGGCTAGCAGTCGTTCTCGGCGTGTGGCTGGTGGCCGCTATCGTGTACGACGGTCTTGTCCTCGCCGCCGCAACCGCATTCTCGCATTACCCGCTCGAGACACCGTTGCTTGCAGCGTCTCTTGCGAATCCGGTGGACCTCGCCCGTGTCGTGTTCCTTGTCCACTCGGACATGGCAGCGTTGATGGGTTATACCGGGGCAGTGTTCGTCCGTTTCTTCGATCAGACCGCCGGTCTGGCGCTAGCGGCCGCATCGATGCTGGTATGGACGGTCGCGCCGCTGTTATTCGGTCTTTGCAGGTTCAGGGCGAAGGACTTCTAG
- a CDS encoding cbb3-type cytochrome c oxidase subunit I, translated as MWKLSRLFGESLKETGPRITRLYAVTIGGLAVVGLLAAAALLLELAQPTPWLLNPVQFGSLLTLHGIIMVFLVTVHLFPAVLGTAFIPKAVGASKLAMPRANLFGWLLFTLGSVAVVCGAQFGRHQGGWKMTLPPDVGAEPAFVVLVAGLGATALASLIVNLSLVATVFAGKHRSISLSAVPLSAWFFVFGSLMQLVVVPARFWFLAARLPGVDEALINPIAGIEPSVLLRHLFWIYANPAILSVLLPAIGVACAIIEGDRSRVRLPRRSLLAGGIALSLLGLVSWGQHLLTAFDPGFVAVSGSLYGLLTIVPATLIFFVLLRHWLPGGPYPSVPNLALFGQISTFAVLVLSGVALAVPATGVHLHNTYTTVAHLHFGVIGIGVMGFVAGAAHFRSRTAQQLSKTPILGMILGLHATFIPLILIGLGGAPRAYQNYAPGAHSSHIIAAIGGLVLIVSVIGWLVDVWRTGRRTAVPAIVSSQDRVGDYAAEV; from the coding sequence ATGTGGAAACTTTCACGCCTGTTCGGCGAATCGCTCAAGGAGACAGGACCACGCATAACGCGTCTGTACGCGGTCACAATCGGGGGGCTGGCGGTCGTCGGCCTCCTCGCGGCGGCGGCGTTGCTGCTGGAACTCGCACAACCGACCCCCTGGTTGCTTAACCCCGTGCAGTTCGGTTCGCTTCTCACCCTGCATGGGATCATCATGGTCTTTCTGGTGACGGTCCACCTCTTCCCTGCAGTCCTGGGAACGGCCTTCATACCGAAGGCTGTGGGTGCGTCGAAACTCGCTATGCCGCGTGCGAACCTGTTCGGCTGGCTGCTGTTTACTCTTGGTTCTGTGGCCGTAGTATGCGGAGCGCAGTTCGGCAGGCACCAGGGCGGGTGGAAAATGACACTGCCGCCCGATGTCGGCGCCGAACCGGCTTTTGTCGTTCTCGTCGCCGGTCTGGGTGCGACCGCGCTCGCGAGTCTTATCGTGAATCTGTCGCTCGTGGCCACGGTCTTCGCCGGAAAGCACCGCAGCATCTCTCTGTCGGCAGTCCCATTGTCCGCGTGGTTCTTCGTGTTTGGCTCGCTGATGCAACTCGTCGTGGTGCCAGCCCGATTCTGGTTCCTCGCGGCGCGACTGCCCGGAGTCGATGAGGCACTTATCAATCCGATTGCCGGGATTGAGCCGTCCGTGTTGCTTCGGCACCTGTTCTGGATCTACGCAAACCCGGCGATTCTGTCGGTACTGCTACCCGCGATCGGGGTCGCGTGTGCAATAATCGAAGGAGACCGGTCCCGGGTGCGGCTGCCTCGGCGGAGTCTTCTTGCCGGCGGCATAGCGTTGAGTCTTCTCGGGCTTGTCTCCTGGGGTCAACACCTGCTGACGGCGTTCGATCCCGGGTTTGTGGCCGTTTCGGGAAGCCTGTACGGTCTGCTCACGATTGTTCCAGCGACGCTTATCTTCTTTGTACTGCTTCGACACTGGCTGCCCGGCGGACCATACCCCTCCGTCCCAAATCTCGCACTGTTCGGCCAGATATCGACGTTCGCGGTTCTCGTCCTCAGCGGCGTCGCGCTGGCGGTCCCGGCGACCGGAGTGCATCTGCACAATACCTATACAACCGTTGCGCATCTTCACTTCGGAGTGATTGGTATCGGAGTGATGGGGTTCGTCGCAGGTGCAGCGCATTTTCGATCGAGGACCGCACAGCAACTAAGCAAAACGCCGATTCTCGGTATGATCCTGGGCCTTCATGCAACATTCATTCCACTCATTCTGATTGGCTTGGGAGGGGCCCCTCGTGCATACCAGAACTATGCGCCCGGTGCACATTCCAGTCATATTATCGCGGCAATCGGTGGACTGGTATTGATTGTCTCAGTGATTGGATGGCTGGTAGATGTATGGCGCACCGGACGCCGGACCGCAGTTCCGGCCATCGTTTCATCGCAGGATCGGGTGGGAGATTACGCCGCTGAAGTGTAG
- a CDS encoding DUF1858 domain-containing protein produces the protein MSDRQKILISPQTKVAELLDAFPELEAVLIEIAPPFKKLRNPVLRRTVARVTSLSQAARVGNVPIADLVRRLRQAVGQPEYESGASAGGAAADTSPTSPDWLDRSRVTETIDARPMIDAGEQPLGMVMQTLRRLSGEQILELITPFEPAPLIDTAQKRGYQVWTTKQAADDFRTYFMRG, from the coding sequence ATGAGCGACCGGCAGAAAATACTGATATCACCGCAGACGAAAGTCGCCGAGCTGCTCGATGCCTTTCCTGAGCTGGAGGCGGTTCTCATAGAGATCGCACCGCCGTTCAAGAAACTCCGTAACCCGGTTCTCCGTCGTACGGTCGCGCGTGTGACCAGCCTGTCTCAGGCGGCGCGAGTCGGCAATGTGCCGATAGCGGACCTGGTGCGGCGGCTTCGTCAGGCGGTCGGCCAGCCCGAGTACGAATCCGGGGCCTCGGCCGGCGGCGCAGCTGCCGACACATCGCCGACTAGTCCGGATTGGTTGGACCGCTCGCGAGTGACGGAGACGATCGACGCCCGACCTATGATCGATGCCGGCGAACAGCCTCTCGGTATGGTAATGCAGACTCTCCGCCGCCTCTCCGGTGAACAGATTCTCGAACTGATCACGCCGTTCGAGCCTGCACCGTTGATTGACACGGCACAAAAGCGGGGCTATCAGGTGTGGACGACGAAACAAGCTGCCGACGACTTCCGGACGTACTTCATGCGTGGATAG